The DNA region caattaggccatcgaactcaaaaagaatgcaattggattcctgaactatataaactcatgtaattaagtataaattgacatgttttcaaaaaaaaaaaaaagtccaaattgacatNtttttaattaaattgcaatgatatgaccatttcctttttcattttagttaattatggatattttttttatttacagtcaattattaatattcatttccttttatatattcaatcaattagtaacatcagattcatttttagtcgattttttttattttcagttaattagtcaattagaataatagatccactggtatttttacctaatttctgttctatttttaattaatgatatagaatattattattgaaatattttcattctatttttaatttacctttattattgtttaaaatttaaaatatgtctttactattcttatgtttttatatatagtatagattaatattatggtaattatgacgtccatgtattatgaataagtatggtaattaaggagtatatattataattaaaaataatgtatattttaatttaatttaattatggacgtaatatgtgtatgtttaattttctttaattttatccgtaatatatatgtgtatgtttaattttctttaattatgtccgtaatatgtgtaccattaatttctttaattgattagataaaattacggcaagtataaaaaatcgtttaataaaagtatcatgtttgaactaatttctcaatgaccataattattaagattttattccaaagtaaccgttagcataattttatatgtgtaataatctgtgaattgaaataatttacataattgtatggacgtaataatatgtgaattagcataataatacgtgaattgaaataattatcataattttgttaatctcctcttattatggatgtaatatgtgtattatcaatttcgttaactgatttgataaaatttatattacgaaaaacaatattaattcattagttgtcataatttttaagattttattcaaaagtaatcaaatgaaatgcacgggtaattgaaattatctgaagtaaaaatatataaaattatcgtaagaatgaaatctctatgtttaatgaccataataaatttagatgttaaatatagtgtaatcaccacggattatttagatggtaaatagtatatggtaattacctatatagattagcatattaaacggattaacatatggaacaatgttataaaaaaggaaggaagccttttagataaaatatattaggaataatatcaattaaataaaatatcataggaatttctcaattctatatttataattacctttataaacagatttaataggaaaatttagttacaaacttatattaagagttatggattattattattattaggaaaattatattaagaattttagattattattactacggagtattatattattattattattattattattattattattattattattattattattattatattaacataatagactTTAAATCGAGgcaacaaaatttaatattattatttcatttattcaagtatagtaatcaccattttttaactaataagtgtgaattagtattgtgcaattaatgataaagattaataataattggaatcaacaatcaatgatacaatgacccatgtttagcttccaatgcaccattttttataaaatgaagaattggaatggtaaaacgaacaattggaatgaataattgaggatttattcaagtatagtaaccaccatttttaccaaattacataagcatccgtaaatgggaaagatcaagattgcaaattctacaatatatagatgagcatccacgattgctagttattttgcacagtacaactaaaaagatgtatagttaaataaggtattatcattcaaattcttgtaatacaaagttacgatacaatgtttttccattagaaattaccaatcaaagtaatgtgattaaaatatataattatagaaaacatttgattgttcactacaatcactctgaaaattgtaattttacatacgtgatacgcccatggcaaaattggcctagctacttgaaaccttatcagcaaaaattaaagcatattgagctgttaaaatcaaactaaatcacagtactacaaaatactctatggaatgcagactacaccataaggatctccaacatgcagaatgaatcaactaaaaattaaatcataccgcataccataacaattctacgcgtgttaaagttcgatcttcgacttcgtagaattacagattatagatctctaactaatagtgagagcacagatattggtacgttgtgagagaatagtcatttctcatcattatatagtggaggataaacataatatggaagatttttcaaaaggaaagtataattaattttaattttatgtaaatatagatgattgacatgtaaaatttttactacaatattatataattttttcattctaatatagttaattacatgtcaattatataaatatatatagatatagatatagattatcatatcactaatcaccaatcaccaattaattaattaatatcaatatcaatctatataaatattaatattaatatataacaatattaccatatcactaatcaccaatcaccaattaattattcttttttaaaataatcaccaattaattaattaatattattatatattaatatattatatattaatatattaatattaagaataataccatataccatattatcaattatcaattatatatcaccaatcacccatcacccattaatattaacaatattaccatattatcatattatcattatcatatattaccataataatattataggatggaaaattaataaaataataaaataataaataaataaaataaatgattttaccaaaatacccctaagttttggggggaaaatttgggaggaggaaattgtttttatatatagtatagatttgtttttttagaaatcatgtttcccgttttggccggtctgtgtattagtgttaatattttgtgtattctttgaaggtaTTCTGTATATTGTAGACTAcggttctgtgtattcatgttaggggtacttaaacataggttgtgatgtgttttgtgtattcgaatgttaggagcatgatttctgtgtagttgtgtcaatattatgtgtatttcctcaagtcattctgtgtattctagacaaggattctgtgtattcatgttagtggtacttaaatgcaggggtgatgtgtttgtgtatttggtgttttcattttctgtgtattctttgaaggcattctgtgtattgtagactacgattatgtgtattcatgttaggggtacttaaacataggtatTAGAATGTTAGGAGTAtaatttctgtgtagttgtgtcaatattctgtgtgtTCCTTcaaatcattctgtgtattctagacaaagaTTTTGTGTAATtcctgaagtcattcgcgtccaccgTCCATTAAcattcgaaacgacgtcgtttcgaatcagagtccacagtgcactgtggactaTGATTCACCATATAACGATTGCATAATTTGCCCCTTTTCTCTTCCTTTTTCCAACCCtgatttcctttttcattcttACTCTTCTATCATAGAATCCATGTATAGACAGTGGTATATATAGTTcatcattattgattttttcttctccaattaaaaaaaaataggtgtacatatatacttaatatTATCCCAccttaaaattacattttttttttgaaaccaaaagcAAAAAACTTGCATTAAAAACTCATCAACTCAGTAATACAATCAGGATTGTTAGACACCCACGAACCCAGGACAGACGAAGAACCAGTTGCCCGTGCTAACACGTGAGCcacatgattcgctgacctcTTGACATGGCGAACTAAAATGTTCCCAATGTCATTTGCCAAAGAAAGACATTGCTTAACTATAAAACCAATATACGAACAGTCTAAAGTACGTGAATTAAAAGCAagacaaaaatttaaacaatccgtttcaacaataatattaatgtgCCCAGCCTCCTTGATCTAAGACAATGCTTCTTTAACTGCTAGCGCTTCAGCCAAAAAAGGATCTCGAATCGATGTTAAACGATCACACCTGGCTGCCACAAACCTTCCTTGATGATCACGAAGAACCGCACCATAACCTGCCCCATCATCAAATATCGCTGCATCAACATTACACTTCAAAAATCCTTGAGGAGGGGGGAACCAAACAATGGGGATATTAACAGGTTCATTGACATTGGGATTTAAAAATGATTCCATCCAGTTGAGTTGTAAGCTCTGGATCTGCAAACTAATATTCTCAATTCTAGTAATAACATTCTTCCAGACCCTATCATTACGTACTAGCCACAAAACCCAAAAGATTGCAGCCATATGCACAGCATTATTCACGTCAAACGAACAAATAATGGTTTGCATGAATTCCGATAACGATCGCCCATGCAACACGTCATTTACCCCCCCAAACTTGACTAGCAACTTCGCACATGCAGAATAAATGCTCAACTGTCTCAACCGCGTTAGCACATAAAGGACAACCACCACCAATGTACACATGCTTTTGCTTAAGAACATCACGAACCGGAACAATGTTACGAGCACACCTCCATAGTAGATTTTTAACTTTAGGAGAAACTGGAAGCTTCCATAACCTATCCCATGCAGAGAAAGCGACATTCAACTCGACAGCCATGGATTGAGAAGTAAGAAGTTGATATCCATTTTTGACCGAGTACATACCTCTTAAGTCCCCAACCCAACGCCAAGTATCCTTAAATTGGAGTGATACTGGAGTTGCAAGGATTCGTCTTATATCAACAGGCTCAAATAAATCATGCAGGATCTCCTCATCCCAATTACCTTGCTCATCTAATAATCCAGAAACAGTGGCATCATTTAGCATATCAAACCTAGGTGTTTGCATCATTGGATTAGTCGAATCAGCCAACCAAGGCCATCCCCACACTCTAGTATCTTTACCATCGCCAATCGTACGAGCAACACCTAACTTTAGAACTGGTTGACCGGCCAGAATACTTCTCCAAATATAGCTAGGATTATTTCCTAACTGAGCTTCGAGGAATTCACAACGAGGGTAATACTTAGCTTTGAGGAGACGCCCAACNGTTcatcattattgattttttcttctccaattaaaaaaaaataggtgtacatatatacttaatatTATCCCAccttaaaattacattttttttttgaaaccaaaagcAAAAAACTTGCATTAAAAACTCATCAACTCAGTAATACAATCAGGATTGTTAGACACCCACGAACCCAGGACAGACGAAGAACCAGTTGCCCGTGCTAACACGTGAGCcacatgattcgctgacctcTTGACATGGCGAACTAAAATGTTCCCAATGTCATTTGCCAAAGAAAGACATTGCTTAACTATAAAACCAATATACGAACAGTCTAAAGTACGTGAATTAAAAGCAagacaaaaatttaaacaatccgtttcaacaataatattaatgtgCCCAGCCTCCTTGATCTAAGACAATGCTTCTTTAACTGCTAGCGCTTCAGCCAAAAAAGGATCTCGAATCGATGTTAAACGATCACACCTGGCTGCCACAAACCTTCCTTGATGATCACGAAGAACCGCACCATAACCTGCCCCATCATCAAATATCGCTGCATCAACATTACACTTCAAAAATCCTTGAGGAGGGGGGAACCAAACAATGGGGATATTAACAGGTTCATTGACATTGGGATTTAAAAATGATTCCATCCAGTTGAGTTGTAAGCTCTGGATCTGCAAACTAATATTCTCAATTCTAGTAATAACATTCTTCCAGACCCTATCATTACGTACTAGCCACAAAACCCAAAAGATTGCAGCCATATGCACAGCATTATTCACGTCAAACGAACAAATAATGGTTTGCATGAATTCCGATAACGATCGCCCATGCAACACGTCATTTACCCCCCCAAACTTGACTAGCAACTTCGCACATGCAGAATAAATGCTCAACTGTCTCAACCGCGTTAGCACATAAAGGACAACCACCACCAATGTACACATGCTTTTGCTTAAGAACATCACGAACCGGAACAATGTTACGAGCACACCTCCATAGTAGATTTTTAACTTTAGGAGAAACTGGAAGCTTCCATAACCTATCCCATGCAGAGAAAGCGACATTCAACTCGACAGCCATGGATTGAGAAGTAAGAAGTTGATATCCATTTTTGACCGAGTACATACCTCTTAAGTCCCCAACCCAACGCCAAGTATCCTTAAATTGGAGTGATACTGGAGTTGCAAGGATTCGTCTTATATCAACAGGCTCAAATAAATCATGCAGGATCTCCTCATCCCAATTACCTTGCTCATCTAATAATCCAGAAACAGTGGCATCATTTAGCATATCAAACCTAGGTGTTTGCATCATTGGATTAGTCGAATCAGCCAACCAAGGCCATCCCCACACTCTAGTATCTTTACCATCGCCAATCGTACGAGCAACACCTAACTTTAGAACTGGTTGACCGGCCAGAATACTTCTCCAAATATAGCTAGGATTATTTCCTAACTGAGCTTCGAGGAATTCACAACGAGGGTAATACTTAGCTTTGAGAGCTTCGAGGAATTCACAACGAGGGTAATACTTAGCTTTGAGGAGACGCCCAACCAACGAATTTGGATTCAGCAGTAGACGCCACCCTTGCTTGGCCAAAAGTGCTATATTAAACAGTAGACGCCACCCTTGCTTGGCCAAAAGTGCTATATTAAAttcatgaatttttttaaagccCAAACCTCCCCACTTTTTAGGAACACTTAAACGACCAGCTTAACCAATGGATTCCCTTCTGACGGCCTTCGCTGCCACTCCACCAATATCGGTTCAAAGTTTTTTCAATTGTATCACAAACACGGCCCGGCAATAAGAATACAGACATGGTAAAAATTGGAAGAGCTTGTGCAATACTTTTAATCAAAACTTCCCTCCCGGCTTTCGATATAAGTTTCTGTTGCCAAGCACCAATTCTCTCTCGAATCCTTTGCTCAATAAATCGAAAAATGGCAGTTTTATTCCTTCCCAAAATAGAAGGCAAGCCCA from Ipomoea triloba cultivar NCNSP0323 chromosome 6, ASM357664v1 includes:
- the LOC116023565 gene encoding uncharacterized protein LOC116023565 — translated: MQTPRFDMLNDATVSGLLDEQGNWDEEILHDLFEPVDIRRILATPVSLQFKDTWRWVGDLRGMYSVKNGYQLLTSQSMAVELNVAFSAWDRLWKLPVSPKVKNLLWRCARNIVPVRDVLKQKHVYIGGGCPLCANAVETVEHLFCMCEVASQVWGVRNDRVWKNVITRIENISLQIQSLQLNWMESFLNPNVNEPVNIPIVWFPPPQGFLKCNVDAAIFDDGAGYGAVLRDHQGRFVAARCDRLTSIRDPFLAEALAVKEALS